Proteins from a single region of Microbacterium sp. zg-Y818:
- a CDS encoding FGGY-family carbohydrate kinase: MKILALEASTTSAKTMLFDTETGDVQAASRRFEHDGADAAVRDGDAICAQLLALGRESAGGGPVDLIVLSGTWHGVTLRRRDLTAVTPVMEWPYTGAQDLSARLRRDDEFTRWFHDRTGCMVNASYPAFKLMHLREQGIDLAGTLALDQPTLIFARLTGETWTNASLASGTGLLNARSAEWDAEVADRLGLGDVALPPLHPSTAAAPLTAEGAAALGLRAGIPVLTPGPDGGLSQVGDLATEPGEMTFSMGTSGALRIATRHPSPSPSFSTWSYRSPVGPLSGAATSGCGNCVDWARERLFGADVHYADLEPLLSPDATDLPVFLPFLFGERSPGWQDQRRGGWLELQPHHTRADMYQGVLEGIVYSLYHCYRELVAAHGVPRRIVLSGGVLSSPMWTQLTADVFGVDMEVSTRQHSSLVGAVRMGLRATGHDVRHPALDGGDPALIRSRGERRDRYDAGFARYLDQYARTAPPQVSR; the protein is encoded by the coding sequence ATGAAGATTCTCGCCCTCGAGGCCAGCACGACGTCGGCCAAGACCATGCTCTTCGACACCGAGACCGGCGATGTGCAGGCAGCCTCCCGCCGTTTCGAGCACGACGGAGCAGACGCGGCGGTGCGCGACGGCGACGCGATCTGCGCCCAGCTGCTGGCGCTGGGGCGCGAGAGCGCCGGCGGTGGCCCGGTCGACCTGATCGTGCTGAGCGGCACCTGGCACGGCGTGACCCTGCGCCGCCGCGACCTGACGGCGGTCACCCCCGTGATGGAGTGGCCCTACACCGGCGCCCAGGACCTCTCGGCGCGGCTGCGCCGTGACGACGAGTTCACGCGCTGGTTTCACGACCGCACCGGATGCATGGTCAACGCCTCGTATCCGGCGTTCAAGCTGATGCATCTGCGGGAGCAGGGGATCGACCTCGCGGGAACACTGGCGCTCGACCAGCCCACCCTCATCTTCGCGCGCCTGACCGGTGAGACCTGGACGAACGCGTCGCTCGCGTCGGGCACCGGCCTGCTCAACGCGCGCAGCGCGGAGTGGGATGCCGAGGTCGCAGACCGCCTCGGGCTCGGCGACGTCGCGCTGCCTCCGCTGCACCCGTCGACGGCGGCGGCGCCGCTGACGGCCGAGGGCGCAGCAGCGCTCGGGTTGCGCGCGGGCATCCCCGTGCTGACCCCCGGCCCCGACGGCGGGCTCAGCCAGGTCGGTGACCTCGCGACCGAGCCGGGGGAGATGACGTTCTCGATGGGCACGAGCGGGGCGCTCCGCATCGCGACGCGGCATCCCTCGCCGTCGCCCTCGTTCAGCACCTGGTCGTACCGATCGCCCGTCGGGCCGCTGAGCGGAGCGGCGACGTCGGGCTGCGGCAACTGTGTGGACTGGGCGCGCGAGCGGCTCTTCGGGGCGGACGTCCACTACGCCGACCTCGAACCGCTCCTGTCGCCTGACGCCACCGATCTGCCGGTGTTCCTGCCGTTCCTCTTCGGTGAGCGAAGCCCCGGGTGGCAGGACCAGCGCCGCGGCGGGTGGCTGGAGCTGCAGCCGCACCACACCCGCGCGGACATGTACCAGGGCGTGCTCGAGGGCATCGTCTACTCGCTGTACCACTGCTACCGCGAGCTCGTCGCGGCGCACGGCGTGCCGCGGCGCATCGTCCTCTCGGGCGGCGTGCTCTCGTCGCCGATGTGGACGCAGCTGACGGCCGATGTCTTCGGGGTCGACATGGAGGTGTCGACCCGCCAGCACAGCTCCCTCGTGGGCGCGGTGCGGATGGGCCTGCGCGCCACCGGGCACGATGTTCGCCACCCCGCTCTGGACGGCGGCGATCCCGCTCTCATCCGTTCGCGTGGGGAACGGCGCGACCGGTACGACGCCGGGTTCGCCAGGTACCTCGACCAGTACGCCCGCACTGCGCCGCCGCAGGTCAGTCGCTGA